A section of the Sporanaerobacter acetigenes DSM 13106 genome encodes:
- a CDS encoding response regulator transcription factor has product MMYKVLIVEDEEMIRKGIHYTYDWIGANCVVVGEAKNGKEGLEKIKELEPDIVLVDINMPVMNGITMLEKSIDKYIYSAIIISGYDEFDYAKSAIKLGVSEYLLKPVDKKQLFEALDIAKDEVELKKRYELVKDKLEDIEDVDVVRGDFINSDFKGSKHVRNMIKYVEENYSEKICIKDMVELTGMSDTYLNQKFKEETSYTFNEFVNRYRIQKSINIMKTGKGKIYTIAYDVGFSNYRYFISVFKKYTKATPSEFLEYFKNK; this is encoded by the coding sequence ATGATGTATAAGGTATTGATTGTAGAAGATGAAGAAATGATTCGAAAAGGGATACATTATACCTATGATTGGATAGGTGCCAATTGCGTGGTAGTAGGAGAGGCTAAAAATGGTAAAGAGGGATTAGAAAAAATAAAAGAATTAGAACCAGATATAGTTTTAGTAGATATAAATATGCCTGTAATGAATGGAATTACAATGCTTGAGAAAAGTATTGATAAATATATTTATAGTGCCATAATAATATCAGGTTATGATGAGTTTGATTATGCTAAATCTGCAATTAAATTAGGGGTTAGTGAATATTTACTCAAACCAGTAGATAAAAAACAATTGTTTGAAGCTTTAGATATAGCAAAGGATGAGGTAGAACTTAAGAAAAGATATGAACTAGTAAAAGACAAACTAGAAGATATTGAAGATGTGGATGTAGTAAGGGGAGATTTTATTAATAGTGATTTTAAAGGTTCTAAGCATGTAAGAAATATGATTAAGTATGTAGAAGAAAATTATAGTGAAAAGATATGTATAAAAGATATGGTGGAATTAACAGGAATGAGTGATACCTATTTAAACCAAAAATTCAAAGAAGAAACTAGTTATACTTTTAATGAATTTGTAAATCGATATAGAATTCAAAAATCTATTAATATAATGAAAACAGGCAAAGGTAAAATATATACTATAGCTTATGATGTAGGTTTTAGCAATTATAGATATTTTATCTCTGTATTTAAAAAATACACTAAAGCCACCCCGAGTGAATTTTTGGAGTATTTTAAAAATAAATAA
- a CDS encoding sigma 54-interacting transcriptional regulator, whose product MTNKEIIMEQLKKITLETISDDIKKMGTNAQELSEITSLNRTLISHCLNILNKEKKSIKINTRPVYFIDLKVFEEYFKVEMKGELVYNSFEELMEVKDKTKNNELHFHTDEDIFKDLIGYNGSLSYQLEQCKAAVKYPPKGLAMLIEGPTGSGKSYLASKICEYAKAKGYVKKDAPFLVFNCAKYSNNKELLAASLFGYKKGAFTGAEEDRKGIIESGDGGYVFLDEVHRLSQEGQELLFYFMDKGEFRRVGENDIYRHSDVRFIFATTEDPDSTLLNTFLRRIPIVIKMPSLNERPNNEKFKLIHYFFRKEAMSIGYNIRVSRHALRILIDADFAGNVGQLENEIKLACARAYSKNDSIEDNEDAYIDVDLMSLSDNLTNDVMKSKVNYMDSFYSGYILQDLIVGESNNNIEIIDRKHENKVHEKFYDDLLELLSQMDPDEKDPVKIERIRNLIDDYFGKLILNINSYSKEDIRHIRFDNLYKCIHDIFSTLKTRYDIRYHDNQVYKLTCFLQKTMEDYYSLVLKNYEFEVKKYVTLLKDSYSEEYELAYKIADFIKSNLDLSIGDLEMVIMVLYFISLTGEGNVESVKAILIAHGYSTASSIANVTNHLLGSSIFESFDMPIETKTQDIVDKIKQYFKEVNTSKGIIILVDMGSLEEIYKGLEGIPHGTIGIVNNLTTKLALKVGSGIKKGLAVEEIIKDVEDRECYKCKIICPKNEKEKALIVTCFTGIGTAIKIRDLLVKSLGEYAENVEVIAYSYLELEKNKYNDNIFKDFDVVAIIGTEDPKISEIPFLYLEDIISTNEGYIVSNILKDVIPKEKIPQVKQSIMKYFTLESVLSYITILNPDKIIDQVEVAIETLQYEMRKQFSVDTIICLYIHLSCLVERLVTKTQLEEEGIDDIEAFKEKNKYFISVIKKSFSDIENYYSVTIPISEIYYLYEILNVKLDTSC is encoded by the coding sequence ATGACAAATAAAGAAATAATAATGGAACAATTAAAAAAGATTACATTAGAAACTATAAGCGATGATATAAAAAAAATGGGAACTAATGCTCAGGAACTTTCTGAAATCACATCTTTAAATAGAACTTTGATAAGCCATTGTCTAAATATTTTAAACAAAGAAAAGAAATCAATAAAGATCAATACAAGACCAGTATATTTTATTGATTTAAAAGTTTTCGAGGAATACTTTAAAGTAGAGATGAAAGGTGAGTTGGTCTATAATAGTTTTGAAGAATTGATGGAAGTGAAAGATAAAACAAAAAACAATGAGCTTCATTTTCATACTGATGAAGATATATTTAAGGATTTGATAGGTTATAATGGTAGCTTAAGCTATCAACTGGAACAGTGCAAAGCAGCTGTAAAGTATCCACCTAAAGGGTTGGCAATGCTCATCGAAGGACCTACTGGTTCGGGAAAAAGCTATTTGGCCAGCAAGATTTGCGAATATGCCAAGGCAAAGGGCTATGTGAAAAAGGATGCACCTTTTTTAGTTTTTAATTGCGCTAAGTATTCAAACAATAAAGAATTACTTGCAGCTAGTTTGTTTGGATATAAAAAGGGGGCTTTTACTGGTGCCGAAGAAGATAGAAAAGGTATCATTGAAAGTGGAGATGGGGGGTATGTTTTTTTAGATGAAGTACACAGATTATCTCAAGAAGGTCAAGAGTTACTTTTCTATTTTATGGATAAAGGTGAATTTAGAAGAGTAGGGGAAAATGATATATATAGACATTCGGATGTCAGATTTATATTTGCTACAACTGAAGATCCAGATAGTACATTGTTGAATACCTTTTTAAGGAGAATACCTATAGTCATAAAAATGCCATCACTGAATGAGAGACCAAATAATGAAAAGTTTAAACTTATACATTATTTTTTTAGGAAAGAGGCTATGTCCATAGGATATAATATAAGGGTTTCCAGACATGCTTTGAGGATATTGATTGATGCTGATTTTGCTGGGAATGTAGGACAATTGGAAAATGAGATTAAACTTGCGTGTGCTAGAGCTTACAGCAAAAACGATTCTATTGAAGATAATGAAGATGCATATATAGATGTGGATTTGATGTCTCTTTCTGACAATCTTACGAATGATGTCATGAAAAGTAAAGTAAATTATATGGATAGTTTCTATAGTGGTTATATTTTACAGGATTTAATAGTTGGTGAATCAAACAACAACATTGAAATAATAGATAGAAAGCATGAAAACAAGGTTCATGAAAAATTTTATGATGATTTGTTAGAGCTTCTTTCTCAAATGGATCCGGATGAGAAAGATCCAGTAAAAATAGAAAGAATTCGAAATTTAATAGATGATTATTTTGGAAAATTGATACTTAATATAAATTCTTATAGCAAGGAAGATATTAGACATATTAGATTTGACAATCTATATAAATGTATTCATGATATATTTTCTACTTTAAAGACTAGATATGATATTAGATATCATGACAATCAGGTTTATAAGCTTACATGTTTTTTACAAAAGACTATGGAAGATTATTATAGTTTAGTTCTTAAAAATTATGAATTTGAAGTTAAAAAATATGTGACCTTGTTGAAGGATAGTTATTCAGAGGAATATGAGTTGGCGTATAAAATTGCAGATTTCATAAAATCTAATTTGGATCTCTCTATTGGAGATTTAGAGATGGTCATTATGGTTTTATATTTTATTAGTTTGACAGGAGAAGGAAATGTTGAAAGTGTAAAAGCTATTTTGATAGCTCATGGATATTCTACGGCTAGTAGTATCGCCAATGTGACAAATCATTTATTGGGTTCTAGTATTTTTGAATCTTTTGATATGCCTATTGAGACTAAAACTCAAGATATTGTAGATAAGATAAAACAATATTTTAAGGAAGTAAATACTTCAAAGGGTATCATTATATTGGTGGATATGGGTTCATTGGAAGAGATATATAAGGGATTGGAAGGTATACCTCATGGTACAATTGGAATTGTCAACAATTTGACTACGAAATTGGCTTTGAAAGTAGGGAGCGGTATAAAAAAAGGTCTAGCCGTAGAAGAAATAATCAAAGATGTGGAAGATAGAGAGTGCTATAAATGCAAAATTATATGTCCTAAAAACGAAAAAGAAAAAGCTTTGATAGTTACATGTTTTACTGGTATTGGAACTGCTATAAAAATCAGAGATCTTTTAGTTAAAAGTTTAGGAGAATATGCTGAGAATGTAGAAGTTATAGCATATAGCTATTTAGAACTTGAAAAAAACAAATACAATGACAATATTTTTAAAGATTTTGATGTAGTAGCTATCATTGGTACAGAGGATCCTAAAATTTCTGAAATACCGTTTTTATATCTTGAGGACATAATATCTACCAATGAAGGTTATATTGTAAGCAATATACTTAAGGATGTTATTCCTAAAGAAAAAATTCCTCAAGTAAAACAATCTATAATGAAGTATTTTACTTTGGAAAGCGTTTTGAGCTATATCACCATATTAAATCCAGATAAGATAATTGATCAGGTAGAAGTTGCTATTGAGACATTGCAATATGAAATGAGAAAACAATTTTCTGTAGATACTATAATATGTTTATATATTCATTTGAGTTGTCTGGTTGAAAGATTAGTGACTAAAACACAATTGGAAGAAGAGGGAATAGATGATATTGAAGCCTTCAAAGAGAAAAATAAATATTTTATTAGTGTTATAAAAAAGAGCTTTAGTGATATAGAAAATTATTATAGTGTTACTATACCTATTAGTGAGATATATTATTTGTATGAAATTTTAAATGTAAAACTTGATACTAGTTGTTGA
- a CDS encoding DMT family transporter: MEDRRKGFLAVIFAGIIFGCMPLLAKNIYANGGNPPNLVFWRFFISVPILYLMLRSNDISIKLSKEELKKLLLVGSIGSAGTAVLLFLSYNYISTGVATTIHFMYPVFVILESIIFFHEKVDPMKIFCTVLCTIGILLLYGGGSDMSPMGIGLAFFSGITYSFYVMYLDKSGLKSMNSIKLTFYICLISSAVMFVFSVLTGNFTVKMNTMAWLLTSILSIIVSLGAVNLMNVGIRIIGPQNTAILGTFEPITSVIIGILIFGEQFSIKLFMGCILILISVILIAVFEGKRE, from the coding sequence ATGGAAGATAGACGAAAAGGGTTTTTGGCAGTAATATTTGCAGGAATTATTTTTGGTTGTATGCCACTACTTGCAAAAAATATCTATGCCAATGGAGGAAATCCGCCAAATTTAGTTTTTTGGAGGTTTTTTATTTCAGTTCCAATTTTATATTTGATGCTTAGAAGTAATGATATATCCATTAAGCTGAGTAAGGAAGAATTGAAAAAATTGCTTTTAGTTGGCAGTATAGGCTCTGCAGGTACTGCTGTACTACTTTTTTTGTCTTACAATTATATTTCAACTGGAGTGGCAACTACAATACATTTTATGTATCCTGTGTTTGTAATATTGGAGAGTATTATATTTTTCCATGAGAAAGTAGACCCTATGAAAATATTTTGTACTGTCTTGTGTACTATAGGGATTTTGCTCTTATATGGAGGAGGTTCTGATATGAGTCCTATGGGAATAGGATTGGCATTTTTTTCAGGAATTACCTATTCTTTTTATGTGATGTATCTTGACAAAAGTGGACTTAAATCTATGAATTCTATCAAATTGACATTTTATATATGTCTAATTTCTTCGGCAGTCATGTTTGTTTTTAGTGTTTTGACGGGAAATTTCACTGTAAAGATGAACACAATGGCATGGCTACTTACTTCAATTTTGTCTATAATTGTCTCTTTGGGAGCTGTAAATTTGATGAATGTTGGGATAAGAATTATAGGTCCTCAAAATACAGCTATTTTAGGTACATTTGAGCCTATAACATCTGTCATAATAGGTATATTAATCTTTGGGGAACAATTCAGTATAAAGTTATTTATGGGCTGCATACTTATTTTGATCTCAGTTATTTTGATAGCAGTATTTGAAGGTAAGAGGGAATGA
- a CDS encoding neutral/alkaline non-lysosomal ceramidase N-terminal domain-containing protein, protein MKGQLFVGVSKSEIDVPEGMKMAGYMGRDQGNIGTHDSIYTKAMTISNGLEKAILITNDMLCVDEEMVKKVVSKIKEEIDIEEKNVFVCAIHTHSGPEIIKWMPGVYIDDEHKKLKEKIIDIIAKNAIESTKNLILSYMKFGKSEINGLGSNRIDKDADFDNSVNVISFNTEEDKIVGVIVNHGCHPTILGLDNLLISADYPGVVQREIEQKYGENCICMFMNGACGDISTRFTRKSQDFDEVERKGMLLFDKVVEAMDNSLELDCNEIYCVKEYFNFPKKELPNRDVAMKHYEEAKSNRELALQGEISSDDKRLAETKYQGAAITLKLIDTLGNDYEINAPIQVVKVGGVAIVGVPVELFNEFGVSIKNNSKVKNTLVVGYTSGMLGYVYTKESYENGDYEAWSSIFGGIAGDFVVDKSLKLIEDIIKLRD, encoded by the coding sequence ATGAAAGGACAATTATTTGTTGGAGTATCTAAAAGTGAAATAGATGTTCCTGAAGGTATGAAAATGGCGGGTTATATGGGTAGAGATCAAGGAAATATAGGAACACATGATTCTATTTATACAAAAGCCATGACAATTTCTAATGGTTTAGAAAAAGCTATATTGATAACTAATGATATGTTGTGTGTAGATGAAGAAATGGTTAAAAAGGTTGTATCAAAGATTAAAGAAGAAATAGACATAGAGGAAAAGAATGTTTTTGTGTGTGCTATCCACACTCATTCAGGCCCTGAAATTATAAAGTGGATGCCTGGAGTCTACATAGATGATGAACATAAGAAATTAAAAGAAAAAATCATAGACATTATTGCAAAAAATGCAATAGAATCTACTAAAAACTTAATACTTTCTTATATGAAATTTGGGAAATCTGAAATCAATGGATTGGGAAGTAATAGAATAGATAAGGATGCGGATTTTGACAATTCAGTAAATGTCATAAGTTTTAATACTGAAGAGGACAAAATTGTAGGTGTGATAGTGAATCATGGATGTCATCCAACAATTTTGGGTTTAGATAATTTGTTGATTTCGGCTGATTATCCAGGAGTTGTGCAAAGAGAAATTGAACAAAAATATGGAGAAAATTGCATCTGCATGTTTATGAATGGAGCTTGTGGTGATATAAGTACAAGATTTACAAGGAAATCACAAGATTTCGATGAAGTGGAAAGAAAAGGTATGTTGCTATTTGACAAGGTTGTGGAAGCTATGGACAACTCTTTAGAATTGGATTGCAATGAAATATATTGCGTTAAAGAATATTTTAATTTTCCTAAAAAAGAACTTCCTAATCGTGATGTAGCTATGAAACATTATGAAGAAGCTAAGAGTAATAGGGAATTGGCTTTGCAGGGAGAAATTAGTTCTGATGATAAGAGATTAGCTGAAACCAAGTATCAAGGAGCAGCTATAACTCTTAAATTGATAGATACTTTAGGCAATGATTATGAAATAAATGCTCCAATACAAGTTGTGAAAGTAGGAGGTGTTGCGATAGTTGGTGTACCAGTTGAATTGTTTAATGAATTTGGTGTTTCAATTAAAAATAATTCAAAGGTAAAAAATACTTTAGTTGTAGGATATACTAGTGGTATGCTAGGATATGTTTATACAAAAGAGTCTTATGAAAATGGAGATTATGAGGCTTGGTCATCAATATTTGGAGGAATAGCTGGAGATTTTGTCGTAGATAAGTCTTTGAAATTGATAGAAGATATAATTAAATTGCGTGACTAA